The following coding sequences are from one Bacillus sp. B-jedd window:
- a CDS encoding DNA-methyltransferase — MELNKIYNADCVGESGMKILPDKSIDLILCDLPYGTTNCAWDTVIPFNLLWSQYERIIKDNGAIVFFAQSPFDKVLGASNLPLYRYEWIWEKNKATGHLNADKMPMKAHENLLVFYKKAPVYNPQMSIGHKPMNYAKNNHNSEVYGKGKQTICDVGTTKRYPRSVLQFQIVNNDDPDKVHPTQKPVELCEYMIKTYTNPGAVVLDNCSGSGSTLLAALNTDRYYIGFEKHEPYYKKSLERIDRHTTQLSLVL, encoded by the coding sequence ATGGAGCTGAACAAAATTTATAATGCTGATTGTGTGGGCGAAAGTGGCATGAAGATCCTGCCGGATAAAAGCATAGACTTAATCCTTTGTGATTTGCCCTATGGCACTACAAATTGCGCTTGGGATACTGTTATCCCCTTCAACCTTCTTTGGAGCCAATATGAACGAATTATCAAGGACAACGGAGCAATTGTATTCTTCGCTCAATCTCCCTTCGATAAAGTACTAGGAGCCAGTAATTTGCCTCTATACCGCTACGAATGGATATGGGAGAAGAATAAGGCAACGGGCCATTTAAACGCCGACAAAATGCCAATGAAAGCTCACGAAAATCTATTAGTCTTTTATAAAAAGGCACCTGTTTATAATCCTCAAATGTCAATCGGCCATAAGCCAATGAATTACGCGAAGAATAATCATAATTCAGAGGTTTACGGAAAAGGGAAACAAACTATCTGTGATGTCGGGACAACAAAAAGATACCCAAGAAGTGTACTGCAATTTCAAATAGTCAATAACGATGATCCCGATAAGGTACATCCAACACAAAAGCCGGTCGAACTTTGCGAATACATGATTAAAACATATACCAATCCAGGCGCAGTAGTTTTAGATAACTGTTCTGGAAGCGGGTCAACACTCCTAGCAGCCCTTAACACGGACAGATATTATATCGGTTTTGAGAAACATGAACCATATTACAAGAAAAGTTTGGAGCGGATTGACCGGCATACGACCCAATTGTCACTAGTTTTATGA